In the Mesorhizobium sp. M1D.F.Ca.ET.043.01.1.1 genome, CGGTGATGCGGCGCGGCCTGCCCGCCGCGGCAGCCAATGTCGAAGCCTATCTGCATTTCCTGCGCGGGAAGGAATTGCTGCGCAGCTATGGCGAACGGGTCAACCAGGATGCGCGCGAGCATTTCCTCAAGGCCATCGAGCTCGATCCTCGTTCTGGCCTGGCGAACGCCTATCTGGCGCTCGCAGATGTCATCATCGGCGGCTACGCCGATGCGCCACGCGCCGTGCTCGACCAGGCGCGGGACCGCGCGCTGCATGCCATCGCGCTTAGTCCCGACGAGGCGCGATGCCACCGCATGCTGGCGCTGATCCTGCTTTATCGCGGCCGTGACGAGTACGACGCCGCCGAAAAACATTTCGCCCGCGCGGTCGATCTCAATCCCTATGACGCCGACACGCTGGCGCAGACCGGCTTCTTCCGCGCCATGCGCGGTGACGGCGAGGCTGGGCTCGCCCTGCTCGACAAAGCCGTCCAGCTCAATCCCATGCATCCGACCTGGTATTATTACGATCGCGGCGAAGCCCTGCTGGCCGTCGGCCGCTATCAGGAAGCGGCGGCATCCTTCTCATGCCTGCCCCGCAAGAGCGCCTGGCAATGGGCGCGGCTGGCCGCATGCCACGCATTTGCCGGCGACCATGGTAAGGCGTTGGCCTGCGTCAGGGAAGGTCGCGCCTTGGAGCCTGACCTCACCATCGCCCAGATCGTCCGGGAGATGCGCATGGAACGTGCTGAGGACCGCGAACGACTCCGTCGCGGGCTCGAGCTCGCCGGCTGGGACGCGCCGGCTGTATCGGCCGGGACCCCTCCCTAGAAGCTGATCTCCACGGCCGCGGCGCTCCGCCTGGCCTCCCCATGGAACACCGCCTCGATGTTGTTGCCGTCGGGGTCGAGCAGGAAGGCGGCGTAGTAGCCGGGGTGGTAGGGGCGCTCGCCCGGCACACCGTTGTCCCTGCCGCCGGCGGCCAGCCCCGCCTGGTAGAAGGCGTCGACCATCGCGCGGTCCTTGGCCTGGAAGGCGAGATGGTGGCGACCGGTGAGCACGCCTTGCGCCGCCCGGCTGTCGGCGCTGGAGACGAACAGCTCGTCGGCCCAAAAGTAATCGTCGGCCTCGCCGCCGACCGGAATGCCCAGCACCTCGAACGCCGCGCCATAGAAGCGCCGGCTGGCCTTCAGGTCGCGCACGACAAGCTGGATGTGGTCGATGAGCCGGCCGCGATAGAGTTCCATGGGTGTCCTCCTGGTTGAGGGGGTCAATCTAGAGGGGGCTGGCGTGCGGTCAATGCGGGGTATGGCGGTCTGCTGACACTGAGATGTCGGCGGGACAGCGCCCCTCTCTGGCCTGCCGGCCATCTCCCCACAAGGAGGAGATCGGCCTTCACGCGGCCTTTCGTTAATCTCCAACATTGCAGGAAAGCGCCTGCGCCTAAGCTGCCACTCTCACCCCAAGTGGGGGAGATGTCCGGCAGGACAGAGGGGGCGCGAAGGAACTCAGCCTTGCAGGCGACAGCCCAATATTCCACCCCAACAAAATCCGGATAAAAAATGCAACCAGATTGTAGGATCGGCTTCTCCTGCGGCGTCCTTCGGACGCAAGCGGCACGATGAACCTGGCAAAAGCGTGCCGCATCAAACAGGATGCCTTACGGCATGGAGACGAACCATGAACCATTCCTATCGTTGGGTCATTGTCGCGGCTGGCGCGCTGATGACCTGTGTGGCGCTCGGCGCAATGTTCTCGCTGGCGATCTTTCTCGAGCCGATGTCGCTCGACACCCAATGGTCGCGCGCCGGCATTTCCAGCGCCATGACTTTGAATTTCCTCGTGATGGGCGTAGGCGGCTTCGCCTGGGGCTCGATCTATGACCGTGTCGGGGCGCGTCCCGTCGTGCTTGCCGGCGCGGTGCTGCTTGGCCTCGCTCTGGTGGTGGCGAGCCGCGCCAACTCGCTGCTGGTCTTCCAGCTCAGCTACGGCGTGATCGTGGGCCTTGCGGCCAGCGCCTTCTTCGCGCCGATGATCGCGCTCACCACCGCCTGGTTCGACACCAACCGCAGCCTTGCCGTATCGCTGGTCTCGGCTGGCATGGGCGTGGCCCCGATGACCATCTCGCCCTTCGCGCGCTGGCTGATCTCGGCCTATGACTGGCGCACCGCCATGTTCGACATCGGCGTCATGGCCTGGGTGCTTCTCCTGCCCGCCGTTTTGCTGGTGCGCCAGCCGCCGGCGGCGCCTGCGGCATCCGATGGCGCGCCACGACCTGCCAACGATGATCCCGGCCTGAGCGTCGGCCAGGCGCTGCGTTCACCGCAATTCCTGATCCTCGGCCTCACTTTCTTTGCCTGCTGCGCAGCGCATTCCGGGCCGATCTTCCATATGGTCAGCTACGCGATGGCGTGCGGCGTGGCGCCGATGGCGGCCGTCTCGATCTACAGCGTCGAGGGCCTTGCCGGGCTCGGCGGGCGCCTGCTTTACGGCGTGCTTGCCGATCGGCTGGGCGTGAAGCCCGTGCTGGTCACCGGACTCGCCATTCAGGGCCTGGTGATCGCCGCCTATCTCGGCGCCGGCCGTCTGGAGCATTTCTACATACTGGCCGTCATCTTCGGCGCCACTTATGGTGGCGTCATGCCGCTCTACGCGGTCTTGGCGCGCGAATATTTCGGCGGACGCATCATCGGCACCGTGCTCGGCGCCGCCACCATGCTCTCCAGCCTCGGCATGTCATTCGGGCCTTTGGCCGGCGGCATGATCTACGACGCCTATGCCAGCTATTCCTGGCTGTTCATCGGCTCGGCGCTGGTGGGTCTCGGCGCCGCCGGCATCGCCATCGCCTTCCCGCCGCAGCCAAGCCGGCAGCGGCTGCAGATGGCGTAAGCGGAAGCTGGGTTGCTCGCCCCCGCTATACCGGGGGCGAGCGAAACGGCTAAGCCGACACCCCTTCGATGGCCATGATGCGTGTATGGGCGCTGCGGAAGCGGATTTCCTTCAGGCGCACATATTCCGGCGAGTCGTACCAGGCGGCGAGCGAAGCCATGTCGGGAAATTCGATGATGACCAGGCGGTGCGGTTCCCAGTCGCCCTCGAACACCCTGGTCGCGCCACCGCGCGCAAGATAGCGCCCGCCATAGCGCGCCTCCGTCGCCGGGACCTCGCGCCTGTACTCGTCGAAAACGGCCATGTCGGTGATTTCGACATCGGCAATCAGATAGGCGGACATCGCAGCTCTCCCTCTCAAATCGTCTTCCACATCATCAGGATCGGCACCGGCGCGCCGCCAGTGTCGTCGAAGATCCTCTTGCCCAGCTGGTAGCCGCAGGCCCGGTAGAGCGGCTCTCCGGCCATCGTCGCGCCGAGCTCGACACGGCGGAAGCCTTCCTTCCTCGCGGCGTTTTCGCAGACGGAAAGGATGAGGCGGCCAACGCCGCGCCGCACGAAATCGGGGTGAGTGTACATCGCCCTCACGCGCGCTGCGTCCCTGCCGGGATCGAGCAATGCGGCGCTGCGCCCGGGCGTCTTGTCGCCGCCATACATGGTGGCGCGCCGGCTCCAGCCGCCGCAGCCGGCAAGCGCTTGTCGGCAGGTCACGACGAAGTAGGTTCCGTCGTCGATCAGCTGGGTGTCGAGACCCATGATGGCGCGGCTGGATTCGATCTGGGCGTCACCAAGGAAGGGTTTTTGCAGTTCGGCGATCGCCAGCGCCATCAGCGCCGAAATCCCTTCGATGTCGTCGCGGGTCGCTGTCCGGTACTGCAACTCCTGGCCGGCCATTCGCGGAACGCCAAGCGCCGTTGGAATGGAGCTATGTTATATTGGCGTGCACTCAGATCAAGGGCCGAGCGGAGCCACGCCTTGGCTGGCGCGAAAATCCATTTGCCGGATGCCGGCTACTGTGAAACCCTCTGCCAGGGAAGCCGCAAACCGATGCGTTCCGGCCACTTGCCGGCACGCACCATGATCCGGGGAACATTGCAGTGACGGCAAGCTTGGAAGCCGAAGACGCCAGGACCTGGTCGAACCTGCTGGTCGCGGCCGAGAAAGGCGACGCGGAGGCCGTGCGCGCGGAACTCGCCGCCGGGGCGGACATCAACCAGGCCGACGAGGGCGGCTGGTCGGCGCTGCACCTCGCCGCTCACAATGCCCGTATGGCGGCGCTCGAGGCGCTGATTGCGCACCCGGCAATCGACGTCAATTCCAGGAACAGATGGAAGAGCACGCCCTTGAGCCTGGCCGCCGCCAAGGGGCACTACGACTGCATCCTGGCCCTGGTGAGACATCCCCGGATCGATATCAACGCCCGCGCCGACTATTACGGCAGGACGGCGCTGATCGAAGCGGCAAGGAACGGCCATCTCGATGTCGTCAAGCTGCTCCTCGAGCATGGCGCGGACGTCAATCTGGCCGACAAGACGGGACGCAACAGCGCGCTCATAGAGGCCATCAAGGGACGGCACTACGAAGTCGCCGAGTATCTGCTGGACTCTCGCAAGGTGAACTTCCTCAACAAGGACATGCGGCTGAACGCGCTGATCTGGGCCGGCAGCACGCGCAACGCTGAGCTCATCGGGAAGCTGGACGCAGCGATCCACGCTTTCTTCGAAGGCAAGTGAGCGAGATGCCTTCAGTATTGTAGCGCGATCGCCACAGCGGCAGCGCCCATGCACATGACCGCGCCGCGGTTTGAACGGGCGCGCGGCAACTGCAAGCCGCGCCGCGTGCCGGCCCGGCGACAGCGAAAGAGGAACCGTGCCACGGCCAAATGATGGCGGTGATGGCCAGAAGGACAGTGCCCTCAGGCTGCCGGCCCTCCGCAACGGCGCTGCAATTGGAGGGTGGGAACTGCTAGAGCAATCCAGGAAAAGTGTGTAATGGTTTTCCGTCCGGAATTGCGTAAAAACAAATACTTAGAACGGTTCGGCGATTCTATGAATCGCTGAACTGCTCTAACCGCTTTGCGCCGCCACCCTCTTCTCCACCACCCAGCGATGCTTGCCGATCCGGCGGTTGCGGCTGAAACCCTGGGCTTCGAACATCGCCAGCGTGCCGTTGTGCAGGAAGGCGCCGGCGACCTTCCGGCCTTCGGCATCTTCCGGATAGCTTTCCACCGTGCCGCCGCCGAGACGGCCGATCTCGGTCAGCGCGCCGGCAAGGGCCGCCGCGGCCACGCCCTTGCCACGAAGAGCCTTGTCGGAGAAGAAGCAGGTGATGCGCCAGTCGGGCAGCGCCGCCAGCCCTTCCTCATAGGCGCGCCGGTGCTTTATGCGCGGCAATTCGGCGGTCGGGCCGAACTGGCACCAGCCGACGCAGGCCGGACCGTCGAAGACGAGCGCGGCATGCGCCCGGCCCTCGCGCACCAACACCTGCTTCGCGTCGCGGTTGCCGGCGGCGCCAACGCCCTTGGCATGGAAGGCCATGCACCAGCAGCCGCCCCACACGCCATTGTGCCGTTCGACCAGCGCGGCGAAATGCGGCCAGCTGGTTTCGTCGAGCGGTTTTGTGCTGAAGCTCATCGCCGACCTCCGAGCGCCGAGGATAACTGATTTTGGGCGGGCGTCGAAGCTGCCGATCTCCCCCTCGTGGAGGAGATTGGTCAATCGCCTGCCCCTCACCCCGTCCCCGACCTCAGCGCCTCCCTGCCCTCGTCGTCGCGGCGCAGGCGCGCGTCGGAGACCAGCACCACGGGGCACGGGCAACGTTGCAGCACGCCGCTCGTCGTTTCGCCGAAGATGAGCTCGTCGCCCGGCCGCCGCGCCACGCCCATGACGATCAGCGCCACGTTCCTGCCGGCCTGTCGGGCGATGGCGTCGGCGGCGGCGGCCCGCGAGCGGATGGCTGTCTCGATCTCGACGCCATAGCGGTCGGCAAGCGCGACAATGTCCTTCAGCACAGCCTCCCTGCGGCGATGCGAAACCGTGTCACGCGGCTCGTCACGGGCGACCCGCGCAACATAGAGCATCTTGACCGGCGCGCCGGTCACGGCGGCGATGGAAAGCGCCAGCTCGGCGCCACGGCGGGCGACCGACGTGCCGTTGACCGGCACCAGGATCCGGCCCGACTGGTGGCCGAGCCTCGGCATATGCCGGCCGGCGCCCGTCGGCTTCAGCACCAGGCAGAGCGGGCCGTCGAAGGCGCCGGCGATCTCGTTCAGGCGATGCGAGAAGCTGCCTTTCGAAGTCACGGCGCGTCCGAGACCGATCAACAGCATGCCATAGCCCTTGCGCGCTTCCCTGGCGACCGCCTCGGCCGAGAGCGGGGCATCGTGCCGGCGGCGCATGAGCGGCGTCTCATGCGCCGGCTCCTCGTCGGCTTGCCTCGCCGCCTCGCGGCCCTCCTCGGCGCCCTTCTCGATCTCATCGAGATGCGCCGCCTCGCCGGGCTCGGCTTCGCTTTCGCCGCTGGCATGCAGCGCCGTCATCGGCTTGCCGGCGCCGATCACGCCGGCAAGGTAGGCGGCGAACCGGCCGACCACGCCCTCGTCGACCACCACCAGGATCCGCTCCAGGTTGGCGATGAAACCGCGCTGGTCGATCTCCTCGCGCTCCAGCCGCTTCTTCTCGGCCTCGCCTACCGGCAGCCGGCCGAGCGCCCAGCGCAGCGTCGGCGGCATGGCCAAAGTGGTGATGACGGCCATGGTGAGGATCATGGTGAAGAGGTTGTGCGAGAGCACGCCGATCGACAGGCCGATCGAGGCGACGATGACCTCGGTCGAGCCGCGCGCGTTCATGCCGCAGCCGACCGCGATGCCCTCGGCGCGGCTCATGCCGGCCGCTTCGGCGCCGATGAAGGCGCCGCCGAACTTGCCGACGCTGGCGATCGCCACCAGCGCCACCGTGAGCAGGGCGAGTTCGAGGTCGGCGAGCACGGTGAGATCGGCCGAGAGCCCGGCGACGCCGAAGAAGACTGGCATGAAGAGCGCTGTGATCACCCCGCGCAATTGCCCCTCGATGTGGCGCGACAGGATCGGCGACTCGCCGACCAGAATACCGGCAACGAAGGCGCCGAGCACGGTGTGGACGCCAATCAGGTCGGTGATTAAAGCCATGGCGCCCATGATGGCGAGGATGACGGTGACCACCGCATATTCGGAGCGGAAAGTGTCATTGGTCCAGCGGATGGCGTCGAAGACGATGCGGCGGCCGAGCGTGAAGGAAAAGCCCATGAAGAGGGCGACGCCGGCAAGCGTAAAGGCGAGGCTGCCCGCCTCGATGCGGCCATGCGTGGCGATACCGATGGTGATGGCGATGATCACCCAGCCGATCGTGTCCTCGATGATGGCCGAGGAGACGATGACCTGGCCGAGGTCGCGGCGCATGAAGTTCATCTCGCGCACCACCATGGCGACGATCTTGACCGAGGAGATCGACAGCGCCGTGCCGAGGAAAAGCCCGGCAACGACGCGCTCGCTGCCGGCGGCGAGCAATGTCTCCGGCATGAATTGCGCAGCGACGAACCCCAGCACGAACGGCACGGCGACGCCGGCGGCGGAAATGGAAAAGCAGGCACGGCCGACCCGGCGCACCAGCCGCAGATCCGTCTCCATGCCGGTCAGCAGCAGAAGCATCAGGATGCCGAGCTGGGCGATGGCGTTGATCATCGATTTCTGCGCGGCGTCGCCGGCAAAGACCAGCCGCTCGGCCTCGGGCCACAGCCAGCCGAGCAGCGAGGGTCCGAGCAGGATGCCGCCGAGCAACTGCCCCATCACCGCTGGCTGGCCGAGGCGTTCCAGAAGTTCGCCGATGCCGCGGCCGACGACGAGCAGCAGGATCACTTCGAGAACGAAGATGCCTTCGCTGGACATGCCGCTCTTTTCGGCGGCGAAGGCGACGGCCGGCGTCAAAAAGAGCGACGCGGCGCCAAGCGCAATCGTCCAGCGCCGATTGGGTAGGAAGGACAATTTCTGCACCCCTCGATTATGCTTGGCGATAACGGTTTCGCATATCCATCGGTTGCACGGCCTTTCCTCGCCCCTACGATAGTGGAGGAGAGGTGGCTCGGCAAAGCCGAGACGGAGAAAGGAGCGCCCTACGACCGACCCTCTCCGCCCGCTTCGCGGACACCTCTTCCCGCTTTGCGGGGACGAGGAAGGTTCGCGACAATTCTATTCAAATGCGATTGTGGATGTTTGCGTTTGGGTAAAGCGACTCGCGCATGGTCGATACAAGGCGGGCAATAAGGAGAAGCTAATGAAAAGCGACTTTGCCGCCGCGCACCTGCACCTCGACAGGGCCTGCCACTATCTTCGCGGCGACGACGAAACCAGCCGCATGGCGCTTGCGGCGCTCGACCTTGTGATCGAAGCGGTAGCGACCGCCCAATATGCCAGGCCCGAGGCCGAAGTGGTGCCATTTCCGGCTGCTTCAAAGCGAGCGCTGCCTCCCATCGCATCCTGACTTTATCCGCCTTAGCGGCGGGAACATTTTTGCCGGCCGCACATTATGCTATATGGGGTGTGGCCGGCTTGTTCGGCCGGCCACGGCGGGAGGCACGTGGCAAGGGGAATGTCACAGGTCCAGACCATAAAGCCAGCCGAGGCGGCCGCTGCGCCGCGAGGGTCCGACGCATTCGCGCTGAAGCTGACGTCTTCCGAATTCGCTACCACCATGTCGCATTTCCACCGCGCCGAGATCGCGCGCATGGCCGGCTGGCGCGACCGGCTCGACCGCACCAGCAACTGGTCGATAACGGTGGTGGCGGCAATGCTGTCTGTATCGCTGTCGACGCCCTCCGCACACCACGGCGTGCTGCTCTTCGCCATGCTGCTGATCACGCTGCTTTTGTGGATCGAAGCGCGCCGCTACCGCTTCTTCGACGTCTACCGGGCGCGGGTGCGCCAGTTCGAGCGCTACTACTTCGCGCAGATCTTCTCGCCGCAGCCGGATTTCGCCTCCAACTGGCTGGCGATCCTTGGCGAGGGCCTGCGCTCGCCGCGCTTCCTCATCTCGCAGCGCGCGGCGCTGGTCCGGCGGCTGCGCCGCAACTACGTCTTCATGTACACGATCCTGATGCTCGCCTGGGTGCTCAAGATCACCACGCCAAGCCTGGCGCGCGAAGGCTCACCCATCGGCTTCGGCGCGTCACTCCTCGACACATTCCGGGTGGCGACGCTCGGGCCGATCCCCGGCGTCGTGGTGGTGTGCGGTGTGGCGGTGTTCTATGTCGGCATGCTCGCCGCGGCTTTCCTGATCAGCGCCGACGACGGCGAGCTTTCGTTCGGCGACGTGCATGTGTGAGCGGCGAAAGCCGCAACTTTTTTCAAATCAGCCACAGCTTTCGAAGAAGCAAAGCGCACGCCGATGCCTGCCGGGACAACCTCAGGGCCGCGCCGCCGTTAGCACGTTGATAAGCATTTGGTAATAAAAGACGACGGATGAGAGACAGGCCTGGATCCGCAACCAGAAAAGCGCTGTTGCCTGCAGGGCCATGCGGTGCGCATTAAGAGTCAGATCATCCTCAGCATGGTCAGTGCCGCGGCGCTGATCGGGCTGGTTGGCGGCGTCGCGGTCTTCACGCAGATGACGGCGACCAGACTTCTGGGTCTGACCGAAGCGACCAATGTCGCGCGCGAGCTCGCCGACACCATCGTCTTCAAGCCGTCCGACGGCACGTCGCCGCTGCTCGAGCGGCCCGAGACATTGAAGCAATTCCTGGAGCAGCAGCATCGCCGCTCGCAGCGGGACTTCATCGTCGTCGACCGCAACAAGGTAATAGTCGCCCATGCCGCCGACGAGGAGCACAAGGCCGGCGAGAAATTCAACCACGACCCCGCCAACGAGGTCGGCCAGACACTGCAAGACGGCATCCCGCGCCGGTTCATCGATCCGAATGAACTGAACGCCATACTGGCCGTTCCGATCGAACAGGGCGAGGACGCGATCATCGGCGCCGTGCTCCTCGAATATGACCCGGTGGTGAACGCCTCAGAACAGCGCACCAATGGCCTGCTCTGGCTGATCGGCCTCAGCACCGCCGCCGCCATGCTGGTCGCGGCGGGTTTCGCCTGGGTGCTGCTCAGCCGTTTCGGCTCCGGCCTCAAGGACATGATGCGCGGCATGGAGGCGCTGGCGCAGGGCAACGACATGATGCGCATTAGCCATGGGCGCAAGGACGAGTTCGGGCAGTTGGCCGACGGTTTCAACACGATGGCCGACCAGCTCGCATCGGCGCGGGCGCATATCGAGGACATCGTCGACACGGTGGCCGAGGGCATCGCGGTGCTTGACGGCGACGGCCGCATCGCCAGCGTCAACCCCGCCGCGACAACCATGATCGGCCGGCGCGCCGACAAGATCGTCGGGCAGCAATGGGACGAGGCGCTGAAGCTTCACGATCCGCGCGGCGGCGACTTCGCCAGCGGGATGTCTCCCGTCGAGATGGCACTAGCCACCGGGCGCCAACACCAGGGCGAAGTGCGCCTGACCAAATCGGACGGCTCGCAAATGCCCGTCATCGCCAGCTGCAGCCCGCTGAGCCAGTCCGAGGGTGGCCTGGTGCTTACGCTTAACAACATCAGCGAGCTGCGCCGCGCCGAAGGGGTCGTCAACGAGCGCGCCGATCAGCTCGCCATCCTCAATCGCGAGCTGCACGAGAAGTCGGAAACCACAGCCCGGCTGGTCAAGCTCGGCGAATTGCTGCAGGCCTGCGTGACCTTCCCCGAGGCCTTCTCGGTGGTCGGCACGGCGATGACGGAATTCCTCGGGGGCTTAAGCGGCAGCGTGCATCTGACCAGCGCCTCGCGCAACCTAGTCGAGGAGATGGCGCATTGGGGCGATGTCCGCTCGAGCGTCAACCAGTTCGCGCCGGAAGACTGCTGGGCGCTGCGGCGCGGCCAGGAGCATGTCGCCGGGCCGGGAGTGCTGACGCCGCGCTGCGCTCACATCACCGAGAACGGCAAGAAGGGCTATGTCTGCATGCCGCTGGCGGCGCAGGGCGAGACGCTGGGCATCCTGCATCTGTGCGAGCCGAACGCAGCCGAGAAGCCGCAATGGCTCACAGAGCGGCAGCAGATCCTGCGCGGCGTCGTCGACACGCTGGCGCTGGCGCTGGCCAATTTGCGCCTGCGCGAGACGCTCAGGCAGCAATCGATCCGCGATCCGAACACCGGCCTGTTCAACCGGCGCTATCTGGAGGAAACCAGCAGCCGCGAACTCAGGCGCACGGAGCGCTCGAACCAGCCGCTGGCGATCATCATGCTCGACGTCGATCACTTCAAGCAGTTCAACGACACGTTCGGCCACGAGGCCGGGGACCTCGTGCTGAAGCAGGTCGCGGCGACGTTGATCGAGCATGCGCGCGACAGCGATGTGGTGTCGCGCTACGGCGGCGAGGAATTTGCGCTCGTCATGCCGGGATGCTCGCTCGAGGAGGGCGCCGAGCGCGCTGAAACGCTGCGACAGGCGATCAAGAATCTGCATCTGGCGCATCGCGGCCGCACGCTGGGCACCGTGACGGCCTCGTTCGGCGTCGCAGCCTATCCTGAGCATGGCGCGGGCTGGGCCGAGCTCACCAACGCCGCCGACCACGCGCAATACGACGCCAAGGCAGAGGGCCGCGACCGCGTGGTCGTGGCCAGGAACACTCCGCCGGGCGAGCGCCCCGCGATCCAGCTGGTGCCGTCGAAGAAATCGGGCGCGGACGTCAAGGGCTGAGGCCGCCGGCAGCGCGGGGCCGATCGGGCTACTTGCCATGCGGTCGGCGATGAACCCCGGAGCGCCGCCTGCTTTACAATCCCGGCGGCCTGACGAAGCCGTCGGTAAGCCGCGCCAGCGCCTTGGCGACTGCCAGTAGCTTCATATCCGAATGGCGGCGGCCGACGAGCTGGGCCCCGATCGGCAGGCCCTCGCGGTCGAGGCCGATCGGGATGACGACGGCCGGATGCCCGGTCAGGTTGAAGCGGCAGGCGTGACTGAGCGCGCTCCAGTACGGCGCCTCGACGCCGTCGACGGGGATCGGCGCCCCCGTCTCGCGGTGGCGGAATGCGGTGCACATCATCGCCGGGCAGACCAGCACGTCCCAATCGTCGAAGAAGCGCTCCCAGGCGTGGATGAATTCGTCGCGCCGGTTGAGCGCCTCGAGATAG is a window encoding:
- a CDS encoding diguanylate cyclase, yielding MRIKSQIILSMVSAAALIGLVGGVAVFTQMTATRLLGLTEATNVARELADTIVFKPSDGTSPLLERPETLKQFLEQQHRRSQRDFIVVDRNKVIVAHAADEEHKAGEKFNHDPANEVGQTLQDGIPRRFIDPNELNAILAVPIEQGEDAIIGAVLLEYDPVVNASEQRTNGLLWLIGLSTAAAMLVAAGFAWVLLSRFGSGLKDMMRGMEALAQGNDMMRISHGRKDEFGQLADGFNTMADQLASARAHIEDIVDTVAEGIAVLDGDGRIASVNPAATTMIGRRADKIVGQQWDEALKLHDPRGGDFASGMSPVEMALATGRQHQGEVRLTKSDGSQMPVIASCSPLSQSEGGLVLTLNNISELRRAEGVVNERADQLAILNRELHEKSETTARLVKLGELLQACVTFPEAFSVVGTAMTEFLGGLSGSVHLTSASRNLVEEMAHWGDVRSSVNQFAPEDCWALRRGQEHVAGPGVLTPRCAHITENGKKGYVCMPLAAQGETLGILHLCEPNAAEKPQWLTERQQILRGVVDTLALALANLRLRETLRQQSIRDPNTGLFNRRYLEETSSRELRRTERSNQPLAIIMLDVDHFKQFNDTFGHEAGDLVLKQVAATLIEHARDSDVVSRYGGEEFALVMPGCSLEEGAERAETLRQAIKNLHLAHRGRTLGTVTASFGVAAYPEHGAGWAELTNAADHAQYDAKAEGRDRVVVARNTPPGERPAIQLVPSKKSGADVKG